A segment of the Vagococcus hydrophili genome:
TATTTTAGATTAAAAAAAAAGAAAAAGGGATAAATTCCCTTTTTCTTTATACATAAGCTACTAATTAAAATGCAGTTTCGCCTTCGTAGATAGTTCCTTGACGTGGGTCAACAGTGATTGTTGAGCCATTTTTGATTGAACTTACTGCGTCAACTGCTCCAACGATAACTGGAATTCCTTCAGCGATTGCTACAACAGCAGCATGAGAAGTTAATCCACCTTCTTCAACAACAAGTGCAGAAGCTTTTTCGATAGCTGGCATGTAATCTTTATCTGTTGTTTTAACAACTAAGACTGAACCAACTTCCATCATGTTAACAGCATCTTTAGCAGATGATGCCACAACAGCTTTTGCTGAAACTGGTGTATCACCAATTCCTTGTCCTGCAGTTAATTTAGAACCAATTAATTGAATTTTCATCAAGTTAGTTGTTCCTTTTTCTCCAATTGGAGCTCCTGCAGTGATTAAGATTAAATCGCCATCTTTAGCAAATCCTGTTTCTTTAGAAACTTTAGTTGCTAGAGTGAACATATCATCTGTTGAAGATGGTTTTTCAGTTACTTGTGGGAATACTCCCCAGTTAAGAGCTAAGCTTCTTGCATTTCTTTCGCTAAATGTAACAGCAACAATGTGTGCTTTTGGACGGTATTTAGAAATCATACGAGCTGTGTGACCTGAGTCAGTAGCTGCAACGATTGTTTGAATACTTAAGTTTTTAGCTGTATGTCCTACGGCTTGACCAATTGATTCTGTCATATCTGCTTTTTTATATAATTTAAGGGCATAAGCATCTCTGTCGACTAAAACTCCCTCAGTACGAACAGCAATGTTGTGCATTGTTTTAACGGCTTCAACTGGGTAATCACCAGCAGCTGTTTCACCTGATAACATGATAGCGTCTGTACCATCATAGATAGCGTTAGCCACATCACTTGCTTCAGCACGTGTTGGACGTGGGTTATGTTGCATTGAGTCTAACATTTGAGTTGCTGTAATAACTGGTTTACCTAAAGCGTTACATTTTTTGATCATTTCTTTTTGAACAACAGGTACATCCTCAGTTGGAATCTCAACACCCATGTCACCACGAGCTACCATTAAACCAGCAGATACTGTTAAGATATCGTCTAAGTTATCAATACCTTCTTGGTTTTCAATTTTAGAGATGATTTGGATGTGAGTCGCATTTTCTTCTTCTAAAATTTTTGTAATTTCTAAAACATCACTTGTACGACGAACGAAACTTGCAGCGATGAAGTCAACATCGTTTTCAATACCAAAACGGATATCAGCAGCGTCTTTTTCAGTGATACCTGGTAAGTTAATACTTACGTTAGGAACGTTAACACCTTTTTTGTTTTTAAGAACGCCTTCGTTTAATACTTTAGTAACGATTTCGCCATTAGCAGTATCTAATTCAAGAACTTCTAAGTCGATTAAACCGTCATCTAATAGAATATGATCTCCAACAACCACGTCTTTGATTAAGTCTGGATAAGTAACAGAGAATTTTTCTTTTGTTCCTTCGACTTCTTTCATTGAGATTCTAGTAATATCTCCTGTTGAAAGTTCAACGATACCGTCTTTCATATTGTTTGTTCTGATTTCAGGACCTTTAGTATCTAATAAAAGTGCTACTGTTTTACCAGTAATTTTTGATGCTTCACGAATATTTTTGATACGTGCTCCGTGCTCTTCAAAATCCCCATGTGAGAAGTTTAAACGAGCCACGTTCATCCCATTATTAATTAACTCAACTAACGTTTCAAGAGATTCACTAGCTGGTCCGATTGTACAAACAATTTTTGTTTTTTTCATTACAAAACGCTCCTTAGTATTTTTATTTTATTTTAAAGATTAAAGAAATTAACTCATTAAAATGAAATTTGATTATTTAATTCATAAAGACTTAAATCTGGATGATGTTTTTTAGTTTCTAATGTTTCAACAATATCACTAGCAACTAATTCATTGTTAAGAAGTCCAACGCATAAACCGCCTTTTCCTTCTTTTAATAAATCAACAGCATATCCACCAAACTTACTTGCTAAGACACGGTCGCGAGCAGTTGGAGAACCACCACGAACAATATGTCCTAAAACAGAAACTCTAGCATGGAAATCACCATGTTCAGCTAATTTTTCTGCAAATTCATGACCTGGCATAACACCTTCTGCTAAGATAATTAAGCAATGTTTTTTACCGCGGTCGCGTCCATCACGAACTTTTTGGGCAACTGATGCCATATCAAATTCGTGTTCTGGGATAATGATATCATCCGCTCCACCAGCTACACCAGCCCATAAAGCGATGTCTCCAGCGTCACGTCCCATTACTTCAATGATGAATGTACGAACGTGAGAAGTTGCTGTGTCTCTAATTCTATCAATGGCATCTAATACAGTGTTAATCGCTGTATCAAAACCAATAGTGAAATCTGTTCCTGGAATATCGTTATCGATTGTTCCTGGTACTCCTACAGCTGGAAAGCCGCGTTTTGTCAAAGCTAAAGCGCCATGATAAGAACCGTCTCCACCAATAACAACTAAACCTTCGATACCGAATTTTTTCAATTGTTCAATACCTTTTAATTGGCCTTCTTCTGTTGCAAACTCAGGGTAACGTGCAGAATATAAACATGTTCCACCTCGTTGAATAATATCCCCAACATCTGGTACATCCAATTTACGGATATCTCCAGCTACTAAACCTGCGTAACCGTAGTTAATTCCGTATACTTCCATTCCTTCGTGGATTGCTTTACGTGTGACTGCACGAACTGCTGCATTCATACCTGGTGCATCTCCACCACTTGTTAAAATAGCGATGCGTTTCATAAGCGTATTCCCTCACTTCAACTAATTTGTATGTTCTGTATTTTAATTATGTATAAAATACTTAAATCCAAAAATCATTTTACCATTTTTTGAAAGAAAAGTCTTTCGATATCCGAAAAAACTATTGAAAAAGTTTTGAAAACGGATAATTTATTCACCTTGACAAATAAATGAGCCTTTCATTGAGCGATTTGCCTAACTTTTTATTGAAAAACAACCGTATTATTCCCAAGAATCATGAAAACAGCCTCCATAAATTCCTGATTTTCATTGATCCAAAAAACTTCATCTAATAAAACATTCTTTTGGTCAAATACTAAAATCACAGGCAAATCACCTTTATTATTTTTTAAAAGGCGTTTAACTTTATTTAAATTAACAGGTGTATCGTTTTCTTGCGTCACTTTAATGTAACATTTTTTACTACTCTCGAAGGAAGGAATATCTTTAGCAGATTTCATGGATTCAGCTAAAATTTGAGGCATTTGGTTAAATTTACTCGCTTCTATTTTCCCACCAATGAGATATACATTATTTTCTAACACGTCTTGATTTAATTGTCTAAAAAGTTGGGGAAACAGTGTGATGTCCATTTCTTTAGAGCCGTCATTTCCGGAAAGAAATGCCATGGACTCCCCTTTTTTAGTTCTAATTTTTTTTACACTTGTTATATAGAGTAAAAATTGCCCGGTGTCTCCAATCTCACTGTCAGAAAGATCTTTAATTTGACGTCCTTTTTTTAAGTAATGATAGGCATCAATCGGATGACCTGAAACATAGCTTCCTAGATATTCAGCCTCTTGATTCAACTTTTCTTCCAAAGTAAAATCTGGCACATCTTCTTTTTTTAAACTAAGAACTTCTAATAAATCAATACTTCCACCACTGTACTCTATGTTTCTAATCATGCTGTCTAAATCCGTGATCAGCTGCTTTCGATTTCTATGTAGTGAGTCAAAGGCACCAATATAAATCAATGGTAAGATATTAGCTTCTTTTAACCATTTGCCATTTATTCTAATTAAAAAATTTTCTAAAGAGGAATAATTACCATCTTTTTTTCTGACATTGATGATATGTTGAATAAAATCTTTTCGAATGCCTTTTAAACTAGAAAAACCAAATAGAATATTCCCTTTATTCAAATTAAAACTATACTCACTTTTATTTATATCTGGTGGTAAAATAGCCACACCGTATTTTTTCGCTTCCGTGATGTATTCATTTATCTTGGTTGGATTGTTTTTAACTGAGTGCAGTAAAGCTGAAAAAAAGCATTCTGGATAATGAACTTTTAAGTACGCCATTTGATAGGCTACCACAGCATAAACAACAGCATGAGATCGGTTAAAGCCGTAATTAGCAAAATGTTCGATATAATCATAAACTTCGCTGGCAACCTCTTCTGTGTACCCTTGTTCCTTAGACCCTTTAATAAAATGTGCTCTTTCTATATCAATGACATCTTTTTTCTTTTTACTAATGGCACGTCTTAAAATATCTGCTTGTCCTAAAGAAAAACCAGCCATCAGAGAAGCGACTTGCATAATTTGTTCCTGATACACAATAATTCCGTATGTATAATTGAGTATTTTATCTAAATTATCATGAGGGTAGCTGATTTTTTCTTTTCCTTTTTTTCTAGCGACGAACAAATCAATATTTTGCATGGGTCCTGGACGATACAAAGCATTCACAGAAGCGATATCTTCTATGGATGTCGGTCCTAATTTTCTCAAAACTTTCTTGATACCTTCTGATTCAAATTGAAAAATCCCAACTGTGTTGCCCGTTCTAAATACCTCTAAGGTCGCCTCATCATCTAAAGGAATTCCTTCTAAATCGATGGTTTCTTTATGTAAGTATTTGATTGAATCAAGTGTATTGCCGATAATTGATAAATTACGTAACCCTAAAAAATCCATTTTCAACAAGCCAATTTCTTCCACTTCACCCATTGCCATTTGTGTTAATGGAATCCCATTTGAACCTTGTTGCAGTGGGATAATATTCGTTAAATCTTGATCACTAATCACAACTCCTGCAGCATGTGTGGAAACGTGTCTTGGTAAGCCTTCAATTTTTTTAGCTGTTTCAAATAATAAAGTATTTTTTTCAGAATAAGCTACTAAGTCTCGTAATTTATGTGACTTTTTATATGCTTCGTCCAAGGTTATTTTTAACACATTTGGAATTGTATTGGACCAAGTATTCGCTTCATTAGGTCTTAAGCCAAACACACGGCTTACATCTCTTAAAGCCATCTTAGCTGCTAAAGTTCCAAAGGTCGCAATCTGAGCTACTCGGTGGTAACCATATTTTTGATTCACATATTGTAATACTTCTTCACGTTTGTTATCAGGAATATCCATATCGATATCAGGCATTGTGT
Coding sequences within it:
- the pfkA gene encoding 6-phosphofructokinase, with the protein product MKRIAILTSGGDAPGMNAAVRAVTRKAIHEGMEVYGINYGYAGLVAGDIRKLDVPDVGDIIQRGGTCLYSARYPEFATEEGQLKGIEQLKKFGIEGLVVIGGDGSYHGALALTKRGFPAVGVPGTIDNDIPGTDFTIGFDTAINTVLDAIDRIRDTATSHVRTFIIEVMGRDAGDIALWAGVAGGADDIIIPEHEFDMASVAQKVRDGRDRGKKHCLIILAEGVMPGHEFAEKLAEHGDFHARVSVLGHIVRGGSPTARDRVLASKFGGYAVDLLKEGKGGLCVGLLNNELVASDIVETLETKKHHPDLSLYELNNQISF
- the pyk gene encoding pyruvate kinase, which encodes MKKTKIVCTIGPASESLETLVELINNGMNVARLNFSHGDFEEHGARIKNIREASKITGKTVALLLDTKGPEIRTNNMKDGIVELSTGDITRISMKEVEGTKEKFSVTYPDLIKDVVVGDHILLDDGLIDLEVLELDTANGEIVTKVLNEGVLKNKKGVNVPNVSINLPGITEKDAADIRFGIENDVDFIAASFVRRTSDVLEITKILEEENATHIQIISKIENQEGIDNLDDILTVSAGLMVARGDMGVEIPTEDVPVVQKEMIKKCNALGKPVITATQMLDSMQHNPRPTRAEASDVANAIYDGTDAIMLSGETAAGDYPVEAVKTMHNIAVRTEGVLVDRDAYALKLYKKADMTESIGQAVGHTAKNLSIQTIVAATDSGHTARMISKYRPKAHIVAVTFSERNARSLALNWGVFPQVTEKPSSTDDMFTLATKVSKETGFAKDGDLILITAGAPIGEKGTTNLMKIQLIGSKLTAGQGIGDTPVSAKAVVASSAKDAVNMMEVGSVLVVKTTDKDYMPAIEKASALVVEEGGLTSHAAVVAIAEGIPVIVGAVDAVSSIKNGSTITVDPRQGTIYEGETAF
- the dnaE gene encoding DNA polymerase III subunit alpha encodes the protein MELGQLQVLTSYSLLKSTNQIDHLVSKSQELGYSYLAITDIDTMHGVVDFYKTCRKKNIKPLIGMTLTYQSELIEEKSYPLILIAKTQVGYQNLVKISSMRMENEQLISLNQIEGLTNDLIAILPSQQNELIAINENKSDLLFEYIRELKIKFPDALYQGVVLQDNHLECLSICQTQEIPLVALQDVRYLAPSDHFSVEVLKHIESGEQIDIDFEQISGSYYLPEKKSFEASFEASAFKEALINNEKIGAMCQFEMLLQQKLLPAFPLEESEDAQSVLKQLCFAGLSERNLENDNQYLERLSMELSVIHDMGYDDYFLIVWDVMKYARDHNIVTACRGSAAGSLVSYVLRITNVDPIEYGLLFERFLNKERYTMPDIDMDIPDNKREEVLQYVNQKYGYHRVAQIATFGTLAAKMALRDVSRVFGLRPNEANTWSNTIPNVLKITLDEAYKKSHKLRDLVAYSEKNTLLFETAKKIEGLPRHVSTHAAGVVISDQDLTNIIPLQQGSNGIPLTQMAMGEVEEIGLLKMDFLGLRNLSIIGNTLDSIKYLHKETIDLEGIPLDDEATLEVFRTGNTVGIFQFESEGIKKVLRKLGPTSIEDIASVNALYRPGPMQNIDLFVARKKGKEKISYPHDNLDKILNYTYGIIVYQEQIMQVASLMAGFSLGQADILRRAISKKKKDVIDIERAHFIKGSKEQGYTEEVASEVYDYIEHFANYGFNRSHAVVYAVVAYQMAYLKVHYPECFFSALLHSVKNNPTKINEYITEAKKYGVAILPPDINKSEYSFNLNKGNILFGFSSLKGIRKDFIQHIINVRKKDGNYSSLENFLIRINGKWLKEANILPLIYIGAFDSLHRNRKQLITDLDSMIRNIEYSGGSIDLLEVLSLKKEDVPDFTLEEKLNQEAEYLGSYVSGHPIDAYHYLKKGRQIKDLSDSEIGDTGQFLLYITSVKKIRTKKGESMAFLSGNDGSKEMDITLFPQLFRQLNQDVLENNVYLIGGKIEASKFNQMPQILAESMKSAKDIPSFESSKKCYIKVTQENDTPVNLNKVKRLLKNNKGDLPVILVFDQKNVLLDEVFWINENQEFMEAVFMILGNNTVVFQ